Proteins encoded by one window of Hafnia alvei:
- a CDS encoding phage tail tape measure protein, whose product MATLRELIIKVSANSSSFQTEIARASRMGNDYYKTMEQGGKRASAATKQTQRALQDLNSEMASVKSSAASMAGAFAGAFATHQLIQYADTWSQLSGRLRLASTSTDDFSAAQSALMEISQRTGTSLEANSSLYSRIASSLRDAGYASKDVASVTETIATSLKLSGASTEEASSVITQLSQALASGVLRGEEFNSIMLNGGRLAKLLADGMGTSVGGLRNMAEAGKLTTDRIVPLLTNVEQLRKEFDTLPATVSGSAQKVQNSFMAWVGGANQASGASAMLAGTLDSVAENMNTVAAAAGALAAIGGARFVGGMLGNVGTQTAQLIDARKNEIALSAARAEAAIQSQRKAAADAIAAEQAHQLAAKELALAKNTNEEAMATQNATAKRSALIAANATLVQSNKAVSASQLALNKATSAMSLVRSGAAGLLSLVGGIPGALMLGAGAWYMMYQKQEQAKESAIQYAGTLDEVVAKSREMSQLQLKGAIADAGSSIDALRDKINEQATSQREAAEAVSEYRKQLDGLKDSEAPIAIISDAQERLNEAQREFDKISRDVSESTYKLNNATDNQAKLQGELNGKVSASDAAFAKYQKNLSDTTNLAIANVNAMATTLQFIDSLNQKSNQSGTSGASKGLTQKQQEAMDKAQRQNILAGLQGLEKARQQATFEADDLNLPSGQYEKYINLAVEGERKLEALRQSKPHKGAKTEEEKTADTYEKLIKQQKEQIALDGQNTELAKAKYQISQGELQTLTASQKQTLLQNAALIDQQKIKQQIAAYEANLADSNASARASNNAELVGYGQGSLTRGRMQEMLKIREEFEQKNVEIQRQYQGGEISESLYKQEVALNKKYLDERLRDQEGYYSASDAMRNDWNAGSAEGLSNWMDTASNYADQTASLVSNTMSGFVGSISDALSGNKSSWEDWSKSVLQSMQKIILNAMLVNSIKGLGGAGFMSMFGGGASGASGDAGGAFSSGAYGNLTLNAKGGAYASEGLSAYSNSIVDTPTYFAFAKGAGLMGEAGPEAIMPLTRSPDGSLGVRVMGSQPEMSNGSSSPNITQHIHVNGNGDAALIRAMEEAARKGANDGAKKARMDILQDFQTRGQARRLLGV is encoded by the coding sequence ATGGCAACTTTGCGAGAATTAATTATCAAGGTATCGGCAAACTCGAGTTCTTTTCAAACCGAGATCGCCCGAGCCTCCCGCATGGGGAATGATTATTACAAAACGATGGAACAAGGAGGAAAGCGGGCATCTGCAGCAACAAAACAAACACAGAGAGCGCTTCAAGACCTAAATTCAGAAATGGCCTCGGTTAAATCGAGTGCAGCGAGCATGGCTGGGGCATTTGCAGGGGCTTTTGCAACTCATCAGCTAATCCAGTATGCAGATACTTGGAGCCAGTTGAGCGGTCGCCTTCGCTTGGCGTCAACATCAACGGACGATTTTTCTGCAGCTCAAAGTGCCTTGATGGAAATTAGCCAGCGTACAGGGACGTCTCTCGAAGCAAACTCGAGTCTATATAGCCGTATTGCCTCCTCTTTACGTGACGCGGGATATGCATCAAAGGATGTGGCTTCCGTCACCGAGACTATCGCAACTTCACTAAAGCTTTCTGGTGCCAGCACGGAGGAGGCGAGTTCCGTTATCACTCAGCTAAGTCAGGCTCTTGCTTCTGGTGTATTACGTGGTGAAGAGTTTAACTCCATCATGCTGAATGGGGGCAGACTGGCAAAATTGTTAGCAGATGGGATGGGGACAAGCGTTGGTGGTTTGAGAAATATGGCAGAAGCCGGAAAACTCACCACTGACCGCATCGTTCCGCTACTAACGAACGTTGAGCAATTGCGTAAAGAGTTTGATACGTTGCCGGCGACAGTAAGCGGATCCGCTCAGAAGGTTCAAAACTCCTTTATGGCGTGGGTTGGTGGTGCCAACCAAGCCTCAGGCGCGTCGGCAATGCTGGCAGGTACGCTAGATAGCGTCGCTGAAAATATGAATACCGTTGCCGCCGCTGCTGGCGCATTAGCTGCCATTGGCGGGGCGCGTTTTGTCGGTGGAATGCTCGGAAACGTTGGCACTCAGACAGCGCAGTTGATTGACGCCCGCAAGAATGAGATTGCCTTATCTGCCGCACGCGCAGAAGCGGCGATTCAGTCGCAACGTAAAGCAGCTGCAGACGCCATTGCTGCCGAACAAGCACACCAGTTAGCGGCAAAAGAACTTGCGCTCGCAAAAAATACCAACGAAGAAGCGATGGCCACACAGAACGCCACCGCCAAGCGCAGTGCGCTGATTGCTGCAAACGCGACGCTCGTACAATCCAATAAAGCGGTATCTGCGTCTCAATTGGCGTTAAATAAAGCCACATCGGCTATGTCGCTGGTGCGTTCTGGGGCTGCTGGACTATTGTCGCTTGTCGGTGGTATTCCGGGGGCGCTAATGCTAGGTGCTGGGGCGTGGTACATGATGTACCAAAAACAAGAACAAGCCAAAGAATCGGCGATACAGTACGCAGGCACACTTGATGAGGTTGTCGCTAAATCTCGGGAGATGAGCCAACTGCAGCTTAAAGGGGCTATCGCTGATGCAGGATCTTCTATTGATGCTCTTAGGGATAAAATAAATGAGCAGGCCACATCTCAACGAGAAGCTGCAGAAGCAGTTTCCGAATATCGTAAGCAACTTGACGGGTTAAAAGACTCTGAAGCCCCGATAGCTATCATTTCTGATGCACAGGAAAGATTAAATGAAGCACAAAGAGAATTCGATAAAATTTCTCGAGACGTTTCGGAATCAACCTACAAGTTAAATAATGCTACAGATAATCAAGCAAAGCTTCAGGGGGAATTGAACGGTAAGGTTTCTGCCTCTGATGCTGCTTTTGCCAAGTATCAGAAAAACCTATCAGATACTACGAACCTTGCTATTGCCAATGTAAACGCAATGGCTACAACCTTACAATTTATTGACTCCTTAAATCAAAAAAGCAATCAGTCAGGTACTTCTGGTGCATCGAAAGGTTTGACACAAAAGCAACAAGAGGCGATGGATAAGGCACAGCGCCAGAATATATTGGCAGGATTGCAGGGATTAGAAAAAGCGAGACAGCAGGCAACGTTTGAGGCTGATGATCTTAACCTCCCCTCTGGGCAGTATGAAAAATATATCAATCTTGCCGTTGAGGGAGAAAGAAAGCTCGAGGCATTACGGCAAAGTAAACCGCATAAAGGTGCCAAGACCGAGGAAGAGAAAACCGCTGATACCTATGAGAAGCTGATTAAGCAGCAGAAAGAGCAAATTGCATTGGATGGCCAGAACACCGAACTCGCGAAAGCTAAGTATCAAATTAGCCAAGGTGAACTACAAACGCTGACCGCTTCACAGAAACAAACGTTACTACAAAATGCCGCGCTGATTGATCAGCAGAAAATAAAACAGCAAATCGCCGCCTATGAGGCCAATCTCGCTGATAGTAACGCCAGTGCACGCGCTTCTAACAATGCTGAGCTGGTGGGCTATGGTCAAGGTTCATTGACTCGTGGGCGTATGCAGGAAATGCTCAAAATACGTGAAGAGTTTGAGCAGAAAAATGTTGAGATCCAACGCCAGTATCAGGGAGGGGAAATCTCTGAGAGCCTGTATAAACAGGAGGTTGCACTCAACAAAAAATATCTTGATGAGCGTTTACGTGATCAGGAGGGCTATTACTCTGCGTCTGATGCCATGCGTAATGACTGGAATGCTGGCTCTGCCGAGGGCTTATCTAACTGGATGGATACCGCCTCAAATTATGCTGATCAAACTGCAAGCCTTGTCAGTAACACCATGAGCGGGTTTGTGGGGAGTATTTCTGACGCTCTTAGTGGGAATAAATCTAGCTGGGAGGATTGGTCTAAATCCGTGCTGCAATCTATGCAAAAAATTATTCTTAACGCCATGCTTGTCAACAGCATTAAAGGACTGGGTGGCGCAGGATTCATGAGCATGTTCGGAGGCGGCGCTTCTGGGGCTTCGGGTGACGCCGGAGGGGCATTTAGTAGTGGTGCTTACGGTAATCTCACTCTTAACGCCAAAGGTGGTGCGTATGCCTCAGAGGGGCTAAGCGCTTACAGCAATAGCATTGTTGATACTCCTACTTATTTCGCATTTGCCAAAGGTGCGGGACTTATGGGTGAGGCAGGGCCAGAGGCAATCATGCCGTTAACTCGCTCGCCGGATGGTTCTCTTGGGGTAAGGGTGATGGGTAGTCAGCCAGAAATGAGTAACGGATCATCCTCGCCTAATATCACTCAACACATTCATGTCAATGGTAACGGTGATGCTGCTTTGATAAGGGCCATGGAGGAAGCCGCCCGCAAGGGTGCCAACGATGGGGCTAAAAAAGCGCGAATGGATATATTGCAAGATTTCCAAACGCGGGGACAGGCTCGACGGTTGCTGGGTGTTTAA
- a CDS encoding terminase large subunit has product MTVWHEYANAIKSGEINACKRVKQAVNRYFSDLNDPRYEFDTPTVERFIAFSRLCPHVKGPLRGKPIDLEPWQQFAFANLLGFKVKDSGRRKYSSAFIEVPRKNAKSTVAAMLANWFLVMEQGQQDIYTAAVSRDQARIVFDDARQMCLLSKPLKKRVNIQAHKLIYPKNNSLLKPLAAKAATIEGTNPSLAIVDEYHLHPDNGVYSALELGMGARPEAILFAITTAGSNVVSACKQHYDYCCQILSGEDSNDSLFVLIYELDDENEVDQPEMWIKANPNLNVSVDAAKLESTIQKARGIPSQWVEMLTKRFNIWCQGSTPWMGAGAWDACKEDYSENDLAGMECYAGFDLSSTSDITSVSYVFPFNKEIRLLTRHYLPEAQLQNVANKNRAIYRQWVKAGWIRTTPGDCIDYDRIRDDILHDAEIFNIRLVGFDTWNATHLRTQLQGAGLDVEPFPQTYLKFSPVAKSFEVFVNRKVVRHNGDPVLTWAIGNVVMESDANANIKPNKKKSSNKIDPAIAGLMAFGTFQAEHEDFAFDMSDNYKQRLSKFDGV; this is encoded by the coding sequence TTGACCGTATGGCATGAGTATGCGAACGCCATAAAATCAGGGGAAATTAACGCCTGTAAGCGCGTAAAACAGGCCGTGAACAGGTACTTTTCAGACCTGAATGACCCCCGTTATGAGTTCGATACCCCCACTGTAGAGCGATTTATTGCTTTCTCTCGCTTGTGTCCACACGTCAAGGGGCCACTACGAGGCAAGCCTATTGATCTCGAACCATGGCAACAGTTTGCTTTTGCTAATTTGCTGGGTTTTAAGGTTAAGGATTCTGGGCGCCGGAAGTACAGCAGCGCCTTTATCGAGGTGCCGCGCAAAAATGCAAAGTCTACCGTTGCCGCGATGCTGGCTAATTGGTTTTTGGTCATGGAGCAAGGCCAGCAGGATATTTACACCGCTGCGGTAAGTCGTGACCAAGCCCGTATCGTATTCGATGATGCTAGGCAGATGTGTTTATTATCAAAGCCGCTTAAAAAACGCGTCAATATTCAAGCTCACAAGCTTATCTATCCCAAGAATAATAGCCTGTTAAAACCGCTGGCAGCTAAAGCGGCAACCATTGAAGGGACAAACCCCAGTTTAGCTATTGTGGATGAGTATCATCTTCACCCCGATAACGGCGTGTATTCCGCACTTGAATTGGGGATGGGGGCTCGTCCTGAGGCCATTTTGTTCGCGATCACTACGGCTGGGAGTAACGTTGTTTCGGCCTGTAAACAGCATTACGACTATTGCTGCCAGATTTTATCCGGCGAGGATAGCAATGATTCATTGTTTGTCTTGATCTATGAGTTAGACGATGAAAATGAGGTGGATCAGCCGGAAATGTGGATTAAGGCCAATCCCAATTTAAATGTATCAGTTGATGCAGCAAAGCTTGAGTCCACCATTCAAAAAGCCCGCGGGATCCCCTCTCAATGGGTCGAAATGCTCACCAAGCGTTTCAATATCTGGTGTCAGGGCTCTACACCGTGGATGGGGGCGGGTGCTTGGGATGCCTGCAAGGAGGATTATAGCGAGAACGATTTAGCTGGAATGGAGTGCTACGCAGGTTTTGACCTATCTTCAACCAGCGACATTACTAGCGTTAGCTATGTTTTTCCGTTCAATAAAGAAATCCGTCTACTTACCCGCCACTACCTGCCAGAAGCTCAACTTCAGAATGTTGCTAACAAAAACCGCGCGATTTATCGCCAGTGGGTAAAGGCGGGATGGATACGCACTACTCCTGGTGATTGCATCGACTATGACCGTATCCGCGACGATATTTTACATGATGCAGAGATTTTTAATATCAGGCTGGTGGGCTTTGATACGTGGAACGCTACGCATCTGCGCACACAACTACAGGGAGCAGGTCTCGATGTTGAGCCATTCCCGCAAACTTATCTGAAATTCAGTCCCGTAGCGAAATCTTTTGAGGTGTTCGTTAACCGTAAGGTGGTGCGCCATAACGGTGATCCGGTGCTGACTTGGGCTATTGGTAACGTGGTGATGGAGTCTGACGCTAACGCCAACATTAAGCCCAACAAAAAGAAATCTTCTAACAAAATTGACCCCGCAATTGCTGGGCTAATGGCGTTCGGCACCTTCCAAGCTGAGCACGAGGATTTCGCCTTTGATATGAGCGACAACTACAAACAACGCCTTAGTAAATTTGACGGGGTATAG
- a CDS encoding phage terminase small subunit P27 family, which yields MARPPKPPAYLNELAAQQWKAKAKQLAERGDLTPADWNNLELYCVNYSMYRKAVEDLGTRGFSIKNSQGGESRNPALSAKSDAEKIMIKMSSLLGFDPVSRRRNPVETEDEDEIDRMA from the coding sequence ATGGCAAGACCACCAAAACCGCCTGCTTACCTCAATGAGTTAGCCGCGCAACAGTGGAAAGCGAAGGCAAAGCAACTGGCAGAACGCGGGGATCTGACTCCGGCAGATTGGAACAACCTTGAATTGTATTGCGTGAATTATTCGATGTATCGAAAAGCGGTTGAAGACCTTGGCACCCGAGGGTTCAGCATCAAGAACAGCCAAGGCGGAGAGAGTCGAAATCCAGCATTAAGCGCGAAGTCTGACGCAGAAAAAATCATGATTAAAATGTCGTCGTTGCTGGGATTTGATCCCGTCAGCCGCCGCCGAAACCCGGTAGAAACGGAAGATGAAGATGAAATTGACCGTATGGCATGA
- a CDS encoding HNH endonuclease signature motif containing protein, which translates to MPWQPLRRCTEPGCNKRVPSGKCDEHKRQAQRMHDSRRGNRRERGYSAKWDKYRLQFLKLHPLCVDCEKLGLYVPAKVVDHIIPINGGDDVLFWPEWNHQGLCQTHHNRKTTQQDPITKANRKAGMYREQEQRAAQRNDWIYEVGRE; encoded by the coding sequence ATGCCATGGCAACCATTACGTCGATGTACAGAGCCGGGCTGTAACAAGCGGGTGCCGTCAGGTAAGTGTGATGAGCATAAACGACAGGCGCAACGTATGCATGACTCAAGGCGAGGTAATCGCCGTGAGCGTGGTTACTCAGCCAAATGGGATAAGTACCGCCTCCAGTTCCTCAAGCTTCATCCTCTGTGCGTGGATTGCGAGAAGCTAGGTCTTTACGTTCCTGCAAAAGTTGTTGACCACATCATCCCTATCAATGGTGGCGACGATGTTTTGTTTTGGCCTGAGTGGAATCATCAGGGCTTGTGCCAAACACATCATAACCGCAAGACAACACAGCAAGACCCTATAACTAAAGCCAATCGAAAGGCTGGAATGTATCGGGAGCAAGAGCAACGAGCAGCCCAGCGCAATGATTGGATATATGAGGTTGGACGTGAATGA
- a CDS encoding head-tail connector protein, with amino-acid sequence MSELLDLTEVKLHCRIDSNDEDALIQAYMAAALEVCQRHIGKQFSNGLEFTPAIKIGCMMYISQLYEYRSPISDIEAKEIPMAISALWSVYRDVGVY; translated from the coding sequence ATGAGCGAATTACTCGACCTAACAGAGGTGAAGCTGCACTGCCGTATTGATTCGAATGATGAAGATGCTTTGATTCAGGCGTACATGGCGGCAGCGCTAGAGGTATGCCAACGCCATATTGGCAAGCAGTTTAGTAACGGTCTGGAGTTCACCCCAGCTATCAAGATTGGCTGCATGATGTACATCTCACAGCTGTATGAATATCGCTCACCAATCAGCGATATCGAAGCTAAAGAAATCCCTATGGCTATTTCGGCTTTGTGGTCTGTATACCGTGATGTGGGGGTGTACTGA
- a CDS encoding phage head closure protein: MRAGKMRDRITIQNFTTIELPSGQEKEVWADVATVWAEVKAISGRELIASGAERSEATFRIWLRYRTDVTSASRILWQQKGHEKQAYDIVAAIPDIPYSRLELLCKGGVKP, encoded by the coding sequence ATGAGAGCAGGAAAAATGCGCGATCGCATAACCATTCAGAACTTTACCACCATCGAATTGCCATCCGGTCAGGAGAAGGAAGTCTGGGCTGATGTTGCTACCGTCTGGGCAGAAGTCAAAGCAATCAGCGGGCGGGAGCTCATAGCCTCTGGTGCTGAACGTTCTGAGGCCACGTTCCGTATTTGGCTACGGTACCGGACAGATGTCACCAGCGCCAGCCGTATCTTGTGGCAACAGAAAGGACACGAAAAACAGGCTTACGACATTGTGGCGGCTATCCCTGATATCCCCTACAGCCGATTGGAATTGCTGTGTAAAGGAGGCGTCAAGCCATGA